A stretch of Sphingomicrobium flavum DNA encodes these proteins:
- a CDS encoding nucleoside-diphosphate sugar epimerase has translation MRIALIGATGLIGSELLPLLRSHELLSLSRRASLPVREGWREKIGGMEDWPSLLEGETVDVAIATIGTTWAKVKDWELFEAIDRHAVVNFARAAKAAGARQLIVVSSAMADADSRNNYLSLKGRMEADVRGLGFARLDIIRPGLLRGDRGSERRLGERLGIVISPLMNLILRGPLEKYQAIDAGRVAAAMAALVGKQGEGVFIHHNPELTALSQ, from the coding sequence ATGCGCATCGCCCTGATCGGCGCGACCGGGCTCATCGGATCGGAACTGTTGCCGCTGCTGCGCTCGCATGAACTGCTGTCGCTATCGCGCCGGGCCAGTTTGCCTGTGCGTGAGGGGTGGCGCGAGAAGATTGGCGGGATGGAGGATTGGCCTTCGCTGCTGGAGGGCGAGACCGTCGATGTGGCGATCGCGACCATCGGGACGACTTGGGCCAAGGTGAAGGATTGGGAGCTCTTCGAGGCGATCGATCGGCATGCCGTCGTAAATTTTGCGCGGGCCGCCAAGGCGGCGGGGGCGCGGCAGTTGATCGTGGTGTCCTCGGCCATGGCGGATGCGGATAGCCGCAACAATTATCTCAGCCTCAAGGGTCGGATGGAGGCGGATGTGCGGGGGCTGGGTTTTGCGCGGCTCGATATCATCCGACCTGGTCTGTTGCGCGGGGATCGAGGCAGCGAGCGGCGACTGGGCGAGCGGCTGGGCATCGTTATCTCGCCGCTGATGAATTTGATCCTGCGCGGGCCGCTGGAGAAATATCAGGCGATCGATGCGGGACGGGTTGCGGCGGCGATGGCGGCGCTGGTCGGCAAGCAAGGCGAGGGTGTCTTTATCCATCACAATCCTGAATTGACAGCGCTTAGCCAATGA
- a CDS encoding deoxyguanosinetriphosphate triphosphohydrolase, whose product MGALRGLAAHPGQSKGRLHGEDDRGPRGPRDAFQRDRDRIIHSVSFRRLRHKTQVFVAPDGDHFRVRLTHSLEVAQIGRAMARTLGLNEDLTEALCLAHDLGHPPFGHGGEDALQRELADAGGFDHNAHSIRLVSLLETPYPGFDGLNLSWETLEGLAKHNGPVLDPGWAMAEADAAFPLALESWPGLEAQVAAIADDIAYDNHDIDDGLRAGILDLEALIDGVPLVKRHWDAITARHPGLDADRKQSALVRDMIGTMVGDVLAETERRVASAGAETIEDVRAAGQQLAGFSDAMQAEERVLKRHLYAHLYDSAALRPIRVEAQRIVGDLARCLKERPELLPQGWVRGEGEQAVHRAIGDYIAGMTDTFAIARHAEWIGPVNLPDRF is encoded by the coding sequence ATGGGGGCATTGAGGGGGCTCGCTGCCCATCCCGGCCAGTCAAAGGGCCGCCTGCACGGCGAGGACGATCGGGGCCCGCGCGGGCCGCGCGATGCCTTCCAGCGCGACCGCGACCGCATCATCCATTCAGTGAGTTTCCGCCGCCTGCGCCACAAGACGCAGGTGTTCGTGGCGCCCGATGGCGATCATTTTCGGGTGCGGCTGACGCACAGCCTGGAAGTCGCGCAGATCGGCCGGGCGATGGCGCGCACGCTGGGGCTGAACGAGGATCTGACCGAAGCCTTGTGCCTGGCGCATGATCTTGGCCATCCGCCCTTCGGTCATGGCGGAGAGGATGCACTGCAGCGCGAACTCGCCGATGCGGGCGGGTTCGATCATAATGCCCATTCGATCCGGCTGGTGAGTCTGCTCGAGACGCCTTATCCCGGCTTTGACGGGCTCAACCTCAGCTGGGAGACGCTGGAGGGGCTGGCCAAGCATAATGGGCCGGTTCTGGACCCGGGCTGGGCGATGGCGGAGGCGGATGCGGCCTTTCCGCTGGCGCTGGAGAGCTGGCCGGGGCTTGAGGCGCAGGTCGCGGCGATTGCCGATGATATCGCCTATGACAATCATGACATTGACGATGGGCTTCGCGCGGGAATTTTGGACCTCGAAGCGTTGATCGACGGCGTGCCGCTGGTCAAGCGCCACTGGGATGCGATCACCGCGCGGCATCCGGGCCTCGATGCCGACCGCAAGCAATCGGCGCTGGTGCGCGACATGATCGGGACGATGGTCGGCGACGTGCTGGCGGAGACCGAGCGGCGCGTCGCGTCGGCTGGGGCGGAGACGATCGAGGATGTGCGCGCTGCCGGTCAGCAGTTGGCAGGTTTTTCTGATGCAATGCAGGCCGAGGAACGCGTGCTCAAGCGGCATCTATACGCGCATCTTTATGACAGCGCGGCGCTGCGCCCGATCCGCGTGGAAGCACAGCGCATCGTTGGCGATCTGGCGCGCTGCCTGAAGGAGCGGCCCGAATTGCTGCCTCAAGGCTGGGTGCGGGGCGAGGGCGAACAGGCTGTGCACCGCGCCATCGGTGACTATATTGCCGGCATGACCGACACCTTTGCCATCGCCAGGCATGCGGAATGGATCGGACCGGTAAACTTGCCGGATCGCTTCTAG
- the argS gene encoding arginine--tRNA ligase → MSLYAQFASALDAILDELAAAGTLPADINRRNVAVEPPRDPSHGDLATNAAMVLAKAAGTNPRALAGEIAPRLETVKGVTAVEIAGPGFINIRLDGNAWRDELTTILGVGDEYGRTETGKGEIVNVEYVSANPTGPMHMGHCRGAVVGDALANLLEWAGFGVVREYYVNDAGSQVDTLARSAHLRYREALGEDIGEIPEGLYPGDYLKPVGQQLAAEFGEDFVGKSESEWLATFKTKTVAAMIELIKHDLGLLGIHHDLFASEAELQASGKVEEAMETLKAKDLVYVGMLEAPKGETPEDWEPVELTLFRSTQFGDDQDRPMKKSDGSWTYFGADAAYHLQKAQKADHLVNIWGADHAGTVKRVQSAVTALTDGRVDLDVKLVQMVKLMRAGEPIKMSKRAGNFVTLADVVREVGKDVVRFMMLTRKADAMLEFDFAKVVEASKDNPVFYVQYAHARICSLQRKAAAAGISGEGADLSLLDGEELALVQKAAQFPRMVEQAAHAHEPHRIAFYLYDLAAQLHAAWNRGNDDPSKRFLLEDNVPLTAARLELARGIGQVLKNGLKIMGVEAAEEMR, encoded by the coding sequence ATGTCACTTTACGCCCAATTCGCATCGGCGCTGGACGCCATCCTCGACGAGCTTGCCGCCGCCGGGACGTTGCCAGCGGACATCAACCGCAGGAATGTTGCGGTCGAGCCGCCGCGCGATCCGTCGCACGGCGACCTGGCCACCAATGCGGCGATGGTGCTGGCCAAGGCGGCGGGGACCAATCCGCGAGCGCTGGCGGGCGAAATTGCGCCGCGGCTGGAAACCGTGAAGGGCGTGACCGCGGTGGAGATTGCGGGCCCCGGCTTCATCAATATCCGGCTGGACGGAAATGCCTGGCGCGACGAGCTGACGACCATCCTTGGCGTCGGTGATGAATATGGGCGGACCGAAACGGGCAAGGGCGAAATCGTCAATGTCGAATATGTCTCCGCCAACCCGACCGGGCCGATGCATATGGGGCATTGCCGCGGCGCGGTGGTGGGCGATGCGCTGGCCAACCTGCTCGAATGGGCGGGCTTTGGCGTGGTGCGCGAATATTATGTCAACGATGCGGGCAGCCAGGTCGATACGCTCGCGCGGTCGGCGCACCTCAGGTACCGCGAGGCGCTGGGCGAGGATATCGGCGAGATTCCCGAGGGGCTGTATCCGGGCGATTATCTGAAACCCGTGGGCCAGCAGCTGGCGGCCGAATTCGGCGAGGATTTTGTCGGCAAGAGCGAGAGCGAGTGGCTGGCTACCTTCAAGACCAAGACCGTCGCTGCGATGATCGAGTTGATCAAGCATGATCTTGGACTGCTGGGTATCCATCATGACCTGTTCGCGTCCGAAGCCGAACTGCAGGCATCGGGCAAGGTCGAGGAAGCGATGGAGACCTTGAAGGCCAAGGACCTCGTCTATGTCGGCATGCTGGAAGCGCCCAAGGGCGAGACGCCCGAGGATTGGGAGCCGGTCGAGCTGACGCTGTTCCGATCAACCCAGTTTGGCGACGACCAGGACCGGCCGATGAAGAAATCGGACGGCAGCTGGACCTATTTCGGCGCCGATGCGGCCTATCATTTGCAAAAGGCGCAGAAGGCCGATCACCTCGTCAACATCTGGGGCGCCGACCATGCGGGCACGGTCAAGCGGGTGCAGTCTGCCGTCACCGCGCTGACCGACGGGCGCGTCGATCTGGATGTGAAGCTGGTCCAGATGGTCAAGCTGATGCGCGCGGGCGAGCCGATCAAAATGTCCAAGCGCGCGGGCAATTTCGTGACGCTGGCCGATGTGGTGCGCGAAGTGGGCAAGGATGTGGTCCGCTTCATGATGCTGACCCGCAAGGCCGATGCCATGCTGGAATTCGATTTCGCCAAGGTGGTCGAAGCCTCCAAGGACAATCCGGTTTTCTATGTGCAATATGCCCATGCGCGCATCTGCTCGTTGCAGCGCAAGGCCGCAGCGGCCGGGATTTCGGGCGAGGGGGCGGACCTGTCGCTGCTCGACGGTGAAGAACTGGCGCTGGTGCAGAAGGCGGCGCAATTCCCGCGCATGGTCGAACAGGCAGCCCACGCGCATGAACCGCACCGGATCGCTTTCTATCTCTATGACCTGGCGGCGCAGCTGCACGCGGCATGGAACCGGGGCAATGACGATCCCTCCAAGCGCTTCCTGTTGGAAGATAATGTTCCGCTCACCGCAGCAAGGCTGGAATTGGCGCGCGGGATCGGGCAGGTTCTCAAGAATGGCCTGAAGATCATGGGGGTCGAGGCCGCCGAGGAGATGCGCTGA
- a CDS encoding cell division protein FtsQ/DivIB has protein sequence MSARKQIRRKAPVRRKAAPKRTAAAKRPATPGSADHLARFAFVAFAVVIAIGVLFALQLPQKAATAAGEGIGKLGYTVSSVDVQGIERMDPEPVYRIALAQRTTALPLVDTAMVREKLLDFGWVDDARVSRRYPDTLVIDIVEREPAAIWQRDSRLMLVDADGVVLDRVKVSEMPELLLLIGPDAPRHYQMLSRILDREPALKNQLASARWVGGRRWDLNVNSGEILALPEGEKAASDALAAFMKKDRQSAMLGIGVKRYDLRIEGQAIARMPLPVDELRDEEGAN, from the coding sequence GTGAGCGCCAGGAAGCAAATCAGGCGCAAGGCGCCGGTGCGCCGCAAGGCTGCGCCCAAGCGCACGGCGGCCGCCAAGCGTCCGGCAACGCCCGGCAGCGCCGATCATCTGGCGCGCTTCGCCTTTGTCGCCTTTGCGGTGGTGATCGCCATCGGTGTGCTGTTCGCGCTGCAACTGCCGCAGAAGGCGGCAACGGCGGCGGGCGAGGGCATCGGCAAGCTGGGCTATACGGTCAGCAGCGTCGACGTGCAGGGGATCGAGCGGATGGACCCCGAGCCCGTCTACCGCATCGCACTGGCGCAGCGCACGACCGCGCTGCCGCTGGTCGATACCGCGATGGTGCGCGAAAAGCTGCTGGACTTCGGCTGGGTCGACGATGCGCGCGTGTCGCGCCGCTATCCCGACACGCTGGTGATCGACATTGTCGAACGCGAGCCTGCCGCCATCTGGCAACGCGATAGCCGGCTGATGCTGGTCGATGCCGACGGTGTGGTGCTCGATCGGGTCAAGGTGTCCGAAATGCCCGAACTGCTGCTGCTGATAGGCCCCGATGCGCCGCGTCATTACCAGATGCTTTCGCGAATCCTCGATCGCGAGCCGGCGCTCAAGAACCAACTGGCCTCCGCGCGCTGGGTCGGCGGGCGGCGCTGGGACCTCAACGTCAATTCGGGCGAGATCTTGGCCTTGCCCGAGGGTGAGAAAGCCGCATCCGATGCGTTGGCCGCCTTCATGAAGAAGGACCGCCAATCGGCGATGCTGGGCATTGGCGTGAAGCGTTATGATCTTCGGATCGAGGGGCAGGCGATCGCGCGCATGCCGCTGCCGGTGGACGAACTGCGCGATGAAGAGGGCGCGAACTGA
- the ftsA gene encoding cell division protein FtsA — translation MAAVHDGKLIAAVDIGSSKVSALVVSQDDEGNLKVLGSGQRESRGVKRGYITDMDISEVAVREAVDLAERMSGVTVDDSWASFAAGGLVSDVAHVEVELGGHQVETSDVAALLEAGRAAIDRDGQVVLHAHPALYTIDGVQGVKNPRGLHASRLGVDIHVIAADEAPLRNLDYVIRSAHLGVRAIVAAPSASAEAVLTEDERDLGVALVELGADVTNVSLHVGGILVGLRSIPLGARDVTEDIAMAFGVPRRDAERMKCFYGSAMQSPRDNHDMIDAEVGASGEPTRITRAQLVTVIRQRVEEISSEVDAALKSLGFSGPVGRQVVVTGGGAELKNVDDYMGGVLGRQVRVGRPRGLPGLPDALAGPASATLIGLIMLAAREERGDDLNDLALGEVTRHAKRGGLLSRLIRALKEGY, via the coding sequence ATGGCGGCAGTGCATGACGGCAAGCTGATTGCCGCAGTCGATATCGGATCGTCCAAAGTCTCGGCACTGGTGGTGTCGCAGGACGATGAGGGTAATCTCAAGGTATTGGGGTCGGGCCAGCGCGAAAGCCGGGGCGTGAAGCGCGGCTATATTACCGACATGGATATTTCAGAGGTCGCGGTGCGCGAAGCGGTGGACCTTGCCGAGCGGATGAGCGGGGTCACGGTCGACGATAGCTGGGCCAGCTTTGCCGCGGGCGGGCTGGTCAGCGATGTCGCGCATGTCGAGGTGGAGCTTGGCGGGCACCAGGTCGAGACGAGCGATGTGGCCGCGTTGCTGGAGGCGGGGCGCGCCGCGATCGATCGCGACGGGCAGGTGGTGCTCCACGCGCATCCTGCACTCTACACCATCGATGGGGTGCAGGGGGTGAAGAATCCGCGCGGGCTCCATGCTTCGCGCCTTGGTGTCGATATCCATGTGATCGCCGCTGACGAAGCGCCGCTCCGCAACCTCGATTATGTCATTCGCTCCGCGCATCTGGGGGTGCGCGCGATCGTGGCGGCGCCGAGCGCGTCGGCCGAAGCCGTGCTGACCGAGGATGAGCGCGACCTTGGCGTGGCGCTGGTCGAACTGGGTGCGGACGTCACCAATGTCTCGCTCCACGTCGGCGGCATTTTGGTCGGGCTGCGCTCGATCCCGCTGGGCGCGCGCGACGTGACCGAGGATATTGCGATGGCATTCGGCGTGCCGCGCCGCGATGCCGAGCGGATGAAATGTTTTTACGGTTCGGCGATGCAGAGCCCGCGCGACAATCATGACATGATCGATGCCGAAGTGGGCGCCAGCGGAGAGCCGACGCGGATCACCCGTGCGCAACTGGTCACCGTCATCCGCCAGCGCGTCGAGGAGATTTCGAGCGAAGTGGATGCGGCGCTCAAGAGCCTTGGTTTTTCCGGGCCGGTCGGGCGGCAGGTGGTGGTCACGGGCGGCGGAGCCGAGCTCAAGAATGTCGACGATTATATGGGCGGCGTGCTGGGCCGGCAGGTGCGCGTGGGCCGTCCGCGGGGGCTGCCGGGCCTGCCCGACGCGCTGGCGGGGCCGGCATCGGCGACGCTCATCGGCCTCATCATGCTGGCGGCGCGCGAGGAGCGGGGGGACGACCTCAACGACCTCGCGCTCGGCGAAGTGACGCGCCATGCCAAGCGCGGCGGATTGCTCTCTCGCCTGATCCGGGCGCTCAAGGAGGGTTATTGA
- a CDS encoding D-Ala-D-Ala carboxypeptidase family metallohydrolase, whose product MLLTMMMMLAAEPADKKETDWGIRLVGRPEYVDPSLQPVPAAFSLSGVAELGASYGRVTSLKRSPEHNRRVGGARNSYHLSGRAIDIARRPGVTHRQIDAAYRAAGYRLVESLDEGDHSHFAFADAVVTRPAVQIVGGDKPTEWRIITPPTASR is encoded by the coding sequence ATGCTATTGACGATGATGATGATGCTGGCGGCCGAGCCGGCGGACAAGAAGGAAACCGACTGGGGCATCCGCCTGGTCGGCAGGCCCGAATATGTCGATCCGTCGCTGCAACCGGTGCCGGCGGCGTTCAGCCTGTCTGGGGTGGCGGAGCTTGGCGCATCCTATGGCCGCGTCACCAGCCTCAAGCGCAGCCCCGAACATAATCGCCGCGTAGGCGGTGCGCGCAACAGCTATCATCTCTCGGGCCGTGCCATCGATATTGCGCGAAGGCCCGGCGTGACGCATCGCCAGATCGATGCCGCCTATCGCGCCGCCGGCTATCGCCTGGTCGAAAGCCTGGATGAGGGCGATCACAGCCATTTCGCCTTTGCCGATGCGGTAGTGACGAGGCCTGCTGTGCAGATCGTCGGTGGCGACAAGCCGACCGAATGGCGCATCATCACCCCGCCGACCGCCAGCCGATAA
- the ftsZ gene encoding cell division protein FtsZ, whose product MSIDLMRPEVDELRPRISVIGVGGAGGNAVANMIAADVQGVEFLVANTDAQALNSSAADKRLQLGLKITQGLGAGSRPEIGRAAAEETMEEIEKALEGAHMCFIAAGMGGGTGTGAAPVIAKTARNKGILTVGVVTKPFAFEGARRMRSAESGLEELQQHVDTLIVIPNQNLFRLANADTTFKEAFEMADEVLQQGVRGITDLMVMPGLINLDFADVRSVMGEMGKAMMGTGEAEGENRAIEAAEKAISNPLLDGVSMKGAKGVIISITGGMDMKLMEVDEAASHIKELVDDDANIIWGSAFNDDLNGKIRVSVVATGIEAEEGAMPTTNRASTTSSAGAGKVFTFPTSAKPTVTTNVVAQPAAVEEDEDDTLDLTAEDVAEELTLDTEDVLTPPVTKPPFVPMDDDEDDGVVAEAAPDTADKGSEAASGGTLFERMSNIARGAEATESQGDSGPSFRREPLDIPRFLNRQNNQ is encoded by the coding sequence ATGAGTATCGACCTGATGCGTCCGGAAGTCGATGAACTCCGTCCCAGGATCAGTGTGATCGGGGTCGGCGGTGCAGGCGGGAACGCCGTGGCCAACATGATCGCGGCGGATGTCCAGGGGGTCGAATTCCTCGTTGCCAACACCGATGCCCAGGCACTCAATTCCTCGGCGGCGGACAAGCGCCTCCAGCTTGGCCTCAAGATCACCCAGGGTCTCGGCGCAGGCTCGCGTCCCGAAATCGGCCGCGCTGCGGCTGAAGAGACGATGGAAGAAATCGAAAAGGCGCTGGAAGGCGCGCACATGTGCTTCATCGCGGCCGGCATGGGCGGCGGCACCGGCACCGGCGCGGCACCTGTCATCGCCAAGACCGCGCGCAACAAGGGCATCCTGACCGTTGGCGTCGTCACCAAGCCCTTTGCCTTCGAAGGCGCGCGTCGCATGCGTTCGGCCGAAAGCGGGCTTGAGGAATTGCAGCAGCATGTCGACACGCTGATCGTCATTCCCAACCAGAACCTGTTCCGCCTCGCCAATGCTGACACCACCTTCAAGGAAGCCTTCGAAATGGCTGACGAAGTGTTGCAGCAGGGCGTTCGCGGCATCACCGACCTGATGGTCATGCCGGGCCTCATCAACCTCGACTTTGCCGACGTGCGTTCGGTGATGGGAGAGATGGGCAAGGCGATGATGGGCACGGGCGAAGCCGAGGGCGAGAACCGCGCCATCGAAGCCGCCGAAAAGGCCATTTCCAACCCGCTGCTCGATGGTGTCAGCATGAAGGGCGCCAAGGGCGTCATCATCTCGATCACCGGCGGCATGGACATGAAGCTGATGGAGGTCGACGAGGCCGCCAGCCACATCAAGGAACTGGTCGACGATGATGCCAACATTATCTGGGGCAGTGCCTTCAATGACGATCTCAACGGCAAGATCCGCGTCAGCGTCGTCGCTACCGGGATCGAGGCGGAGGAAGGCGCGATGCCGACCACGAATCGCGCCAGTACCACCAGCAGCGCAGGCGCCGGCAAGGTCTTCACCTTCCCGACGTCGGCCAAGCCGACGGTCACCACCAACGTCGTCGCCCAGCCGGCTGCGGTGGAAGAGGATGAGGACGACACGCTCGACCTCACCGCCGAAGATGTCGCCGAGGAACTGACGCTGGACACCGAGGACGTGCTGACCCCTCCGGTCACCAAGCCGCCCTTCGTGCCAATGGACGATGACGAGGATGACGGCGTGGTCGCAGAAGCTGCGCCCGACACTGCCGACAAGGGCAGCGAAGCGGCCAGCGGCGGCACCTTGTTCGAGCGCATGTCCAACATCGCACGCGGCGCCGAAGCGACCGAATCGCAGGGCGATAGCGGCCCATCGTTCCGCCGCGAACCCCTTGATATTCCGCGGTTTCTTAACCGGCAGAATAATCAGTAA
- a CDS encoding SPOR domain-containing protein — MRRAFAVALASAGMMLAAVPVSAQSAYQERDPAEVLKEQLVALQGNPDSLEALISAGYASVALGDLQAAGGFFGRAATYHTNDPRPQAGLGATMAASGDADRALTYFAQAERLGATPAQVGVDRGLAYDLNGQLEAAERDYRAALGSRRDYDARRRLSLNLAMQGDRTGALAFLKPLLDIGDADAQRNRAFVLALTGDMDGARRAFDNAMPGTADRIDPFIRRLALISVPQKAAAVHLGQFPTERDVQMAAAGPPPQQPQATPRRQATPSLDQPSRPVETRRTASAASVEAAPQASQPERRRRVFRQQVVERPTPHGRDRRVQLVEVTPDEPAQQQQPAPATSTPTTSTPTTTSSVQPGLSGFQLPSSQPVAEPVRESRVDTIQLPPAATRNDDNVVANSQPDAGERLASIDTTLSRMPAQISRPKVEVPPAPQPKVETQVSRPKVEAPRPAPKPDIGVEGTHWVQLAGGSRKDAMPFEWRRISLQAGSALNGQSGHVTQGVDYYRLLVGPFPNSGAAQTLVNKLKAEGVDSFSWRRDPAGLKIEKL, encoded by the coding sequence ATGAGAAGGGCGTTTGCAGTCGCGCTGGCCAGTGCCGGCATGATGCTGGCCGCCGTGCCTGTGAGTGCGCAATCCGCCTATCAGGAACGCGATCCCGCCGAGGTGCTCAAGGAGCAACTGGTTGCGCTACAGGGCAATCCCGACAGTCTGGAAGCGCTGATTTCAGCGGGCTATGCGTCGGTCGCGCTGGGCGACCTCCAGGCGGCCGGCGGCTTTTTCGGGCGCGCTGCAACCTATCACACCAACGATCCGCGCCCGCAGGCCGGGCTGGGCGCCACGATGGCGGCATCGGGCGACGCCGACCGCGCACTGACCTATTTTGCGCAGGCCGAGCGGCTGGGCGCCACGCCCGCCCAAGTCGGGGTGGATCGCGGGCTGGCTTATGATCTCAACGGCCAGCTCGAAGCGGCCGAGCGCGACTATCGCGCAGCGCTGGGGTCGCGGCGCGATTATGATGCGCGGCGCCGACTGTCGCTCAACCTGGCGATGCAGGGCGATCGCACCGGGGCGCTGGCGTTCCTCAAACCCCTGCTCGACATTGGCGATGCCGATGCGCAGCGCAACCGCGCCTTCGTGCTGGCGCTGACGGGGGACATGGACGGGGCGCGGCGCGCCTTCGATAATGCGATGCCGGGCACCGCAGACCGGATCGATCCCTTCATTCGCCGCCTGGCGCTGATCAGCGTGCCGCAAAAGGCCGCAGCGGTGCATCTGGGGCAATTCCCGACCGAGCGCGATGTACAGATGGCCGCCGCCGGACCGCCGCCGCAGCAGCCGCAGGCGACGCCGCGCCGCCAGGCCACACCTTCGCTCGACCAGCCGAGCCGTCCGGTCGAGACGCGCCGCACGGCCAGTGCCGCGTCGGTCGAGGCCGCGCCGCAGGCGAGCCAGCCCGAACGGCGCCGCCGTGTCTTTCGCCAGCAGGTGGTGGAACGTCCCACGCCGCATGGGCGCGATCGGCGGGTCCAGTTAGTCGAAGTAACACCCGATGAGCCGGCGCAGCAGCAGCAGCCCGCGCCCGCGACGAGCACGCCCACGACGAGCACGCCCACCACGACCAGCAGCGTACAGCCCGGACTGAGCGGGTTCCAGCTGCCATCGAGCCAGCCGGTGGCCGAGCCGGTGCGGGAAAGCCGGGTCGATACGATCCAGCTGCCGCCCGCCGCCACGCGCAATGACGACAATGTCGTCGCGAACAGCCAACCCGATGCGGGCGAACGGCTCGCCAGCATCGACACGACACTGAGCCGGATGCCCGCGCAGATTTCGCGGCCCAAGGTGGAAGTGCCGCCTGCACCGCAGCCCAAGGTAGAAACGCAGGTCTCGCGCCCCAAGGTCGAAGCCCCGCGCCCCGCACCCAAGCCCGATATCGGCGTGGAAGGGACGCATTGGGTGCAGCTGGCGGGAGGATCGCGCAAGGACGCGATGCCGTTCGAGTGGCGGCGGATTTCGCTCCAGGCGGGCAGTGCGTTAAATGGCCAGTCGGGGCATGTCACGCAGGGCGTCGACTATTATCGCCTGCTGGTCGGGCCCTTCCCCAATTCGGGCGCGGCGCAGACCCTGGTCAACAAGCTGAAGGCCGAGGGCGTCGACAGCTTCTCCTGGCGGCGCGATCCGGCGGGCCTCAAGATCGAAAAGCTCTAG
- a CDS encoding SPOR domain-containing protein, with translation MAEARQGYDEDRLPWLEAVDDEDAPRAISGGKMAAFIVVVLVAMGLVAATMFWLGQTNQSIGGAPELIAAPDTPIKVKPDDPGGLDVAGDSETAFATSAGEETDARLDTTKMAEAPVIAVREPEPAPAPAPAPREAPAPDAPPAVTPPAPAGPQIQLGAYGTRAKAETGWVLLSSNFPEVAGLKKNIVQARVNGQTVYRLRAVAPDRNAASAACTALTAAGENCFPVRD, from the coding sequence ATGGCTGAAGCAAGGCAGGGATATGACGAGGACCGTCTGCCCTGGCTCGAGGCTGTCGATGACGAGGATGCGCCGCGCGCCATTTCCGGTGGCAAGATGGCGGCCTTCATCGTGGTGGTGCTGGTCGCCATGGGGCTGGTCGCGGCGACCATGTTCTGGCTGGGCCAGACCAATCAGTCGATCGGCGGCGCGCCCGAACTGATCGCTGCCCCCGATACGCCGATCAAGGTGAAGCCCGATGATCCGGGCGGGCTGGACGTGGCGGGCGATAGCGAAACCGCCTTTGCCACTTCCGCCGGTGAGGAAACCGATGCGCGGCTGGACACGACCAAGATGGCCGAAGCGCCGGTGATCGCAGTACGCGAGCCTGAGCCCGCGCCTGCACCTGCGCCCGCACCGAGGGAAGCGCCAGCGCCCGATGCGCCGCCTGCGGTGACGCCGCCTGCGCCGGCCGGGCCGCAGATCCAGTTGGGCGCCTATGGCACGCGCGCCAAGGCCGAGACGGGCTGGGTGCTCTTGTCGTCCAACTTCCCCGAAGTGGCGGGGCTGAAGAAGAATATCGTCCAGGCGCGGGTCAATGGGCAGACCGTCTATCGGCTGCGCGCGGTGGCGCCCGATCGCAATGCGGCCAGTGCGGCCTGCACCGCGCTGACCGCGGCCGGCGAAAACTGCTTCCCGGTCCGCGACTGA